The following are from one region of the Achromobacter xylosoxidans genome:
- a CDS encoding TRAP transporter substrate-binding protein: MKLLTRRSALRRLCAVPAVALTSGFPLIARAADYTLKYGNNLPVTHPLNIRAQEAAERILKESNGRVDIKIFPNNQLGGDTDMLAQVRSGGIDFFTPSALVIATLVPVAAINAVGFAFKDYNQVWSAMDGALGAHVRAAIAQRRLYAFEKMWDNGFRQTTSSKAPVKSAADMEGLKIRVPVSSLPISMFKGLGAAPASLQFSEVYSSLQTKVVDAQENPLPIIQVAKLYEVQKYCSLTNHIWDGYWFIANGRMWEGLPQDLKTVVARGINEAGLAQREDIKKLNASVQSDLEGKGLLFNQPSADSFREQLRAAGFYKEWQGRFGNEAWTLLEQAVGKLA; encoded by the coding sequence ATGAAGCTGCTGACACGCCGTAGCGCCCTGCGCCGCCTTTGCGCGGTTCCCGCCGTCGCCCTGACCTCGGGCTTTCCGCTGATCGCCCGCGCCGCCGACTACACGCTCAAGTACGGCAACAACCTGCCGGTCACGCACCCGCTGAACATCCGCGCCCAGGAGGCCGCCGAACGCATCCTCAAGGAAAGCAACGGCCGCGTGGACATCAAGATCTTCCCGAACAACCAATTGGGCGGGGACACCGACATGCTGGCCCAGGTGCGCTCGGGCGGCATCGACTTCTTCACCCCGTCCGCGCTGGTCATCGCGACCCTGGTGCCGGTCGCGGCGATCAACGCCGTAGGCTTCGCCTTCAAGGACTACAACCAGGTCTGGAGCGCCATGGACGGCGCGCTTGGCGCCCACGTGCGCGCCGCCATCGCGCAGCGCCGCCTCTACGCCTTCGAAAAAATGTGGGACAACGGCTTTCGCCAGACCACCAGCAGCAAGGCGCCGGTCAAGTCCGCCGCCGACATGGAAGGGCTGAAGATCCGCGTGCCGGTCAGCTCGCTGCCGATCTCCATGTTCAAGGGCCTGGGCGCCGCCCCTGCCAGCCTGCAGTTCAGCGAGGTCTATTCGTCGTTGCAGACCAAGGTGGTGGATGCGCAGGAGAACCCGCTGCCCATCATCCAGGTAGCCAAGCTGTACGAAGTGCAGAAGTACTGCTCGCTCACCAACCACATCTGGGACGGCTATTGGTTCATCGCCAACGGCCGCATGTGGGAAGGCCTGCCGCAAGACCTGAAGACCGTCGTGGCGCGCGGCATCAACGAGGCCGGCCTGGCCCAGCGCGAAGACATCAAGAAGCTCAACGCCTCGGTACAGTCGGACCTGGAGGGCAAGGGACTGCTGTTCAACCAGCCGTCGGCAGACAGCTTCCGCGAGCAATTGCGCGCGGCAGGCTTCTACAAGGAATGGCAGGGCCGCTTCGGCAACGAGGCCTGGACCCTGCTGGAGCAGGCCGTCGGCAAGCTGGCCTGA
- a CDS encoding LacI family DNA-binding transcriptional regulator — MMDFDVNRTPPERKLARLADVAERAGVSTATADRVLNRRPGVRASTAQKVFKAAIELDYLPEQEVRAAAAPEPLRLVFLLPRGSNRYLRMLGDTVSYAQEHFAPLNARCQVEYVESFNPDALAQALAKHGKRADGIAFMALEHPAVREAVNLLAQQGVPAVTLISDLANSARVAYVGLDNRAAGRTAGYLIARFIGSRAAHVALIAGSRHYRAHEEREGGFLQLYAEQFQAMQVVDLREGYDDAQRNYEQTRQLLEQYPQLAGIYNIGGASDGVARALKEAGQQHRVVFIGHGLTPDTRALLIDGTMDAVITQSPMEALMSCVRIFCNLRDKRSPMNGVELARSQVIFRENLP; from the coding sequence ATGATGGATTTTGATGTGAATCGAACGCCTCCCGAACGCAAGCTGGCACGCCTGGCCGATGTGGCGGAGCGCGCTGGAGTGTCGACCGCGACCGCCGACCGGGTCCTGAATCGCAGGCCGGGCGTGCGCGCCAGCACCGCCCAGAAAGTCTTCAAGGCGGCCATCGAGCTGGATTACCTGCCGGAGCAGGAGGTCCGCGCGGCCGCGGCGCCCGAACCCTTGCGGCTGGTGTTCCTGCTGCCGCGAGGCAGCAACCGCTACTTGCGCATGCTGGGCGACACCGTCAGCTATGCGCAAGAGCACTTCGCGCCGCTCAACGCCAGGTGCCAGGTCGAGTACGTGGAGAGCTTCAATCCGGACGCGCTGGCGCAGGCGCTGGCCAAGCATGGCAAGCGCGCCGACGGCATTGCGTTCATGGCGCTGGAGCATCCCGCGGTGCGCGAGGCGGTCAACCTGCTGGCGCAGCAGGGCGTGCCGGCGGTGACGCTGATCTCCGACCTGGCCAACAGCGCCCGCGTGGCCTATGTGGGCCTGGACAACCGCGCCGCCGGGCGCACCGCGGGCTACCTGATCGCGCGCTTCATCGGGTCGCGCGCGGCGCACGTGGCGCTGATCGCCGGGTCGCGCCACTACCGCGCCCACGAAGAGCGCGAAGGCGGCTTCCTGCAGCTGTACGCCGAACAGTTCCAGGCCATGCAGGTGGTGGACCTGCGCGAAGGCTACGACGACGCGCAGCGCAACTACGAACAGACCCGCCAACTGCTGGAGCAATATCCGCAGCTGGCCGGCATCTACAACATCGGCGGCGCGTCCGACGGCGTGGCGCGCGCGCTGAAGGAAGCCGGGCAGCAGCACCGGGTGGTCTTCATCGGCCACGGCCTCACGCCCGACACCCGCGCGCTGCTGATCGACGGCACCATGGACGCGGTCATCACGCAAAGCCCGATGGAAGCGCTGATGAGCTGCGTGCGCATCTTCTGCAACCTGCGCGACAAGCGCAGCCCGATGAACGGGGTGGAACTGGCGCGCAGCCAGGTGATCTTTCGGGAAAACCTGCCCTAG
- a CDS encoding LysR family transcriptional regulator: MDLRWFQDFLTLAECGQFTTAAELRHVSQSAFSRRIQSLETWAGAALIDRGCFPLRLTVAGEQFRSNAAEIVRKVVDARGEASVTGHDGAVLRVAMPHCLATSHFPGWCVRWKEESGVESLRLHVGNVHDSVEWLAAGVVDLLVCFRHAAEDIQLDPQAYMRTGMEPDFLRLFRPAAMPVDETALYDADSQARYPYVSHAQGAYFRRLVDLSCGDLLQRPVLQRVCETDFVDGARTLVSAGVGLAWLPESSARASVDAGEIVAIKDRRCAVPMQICMYARRQGPAQEPVQRVFNLYTQR, encoded by the coding sequence ATGGATCTACGTTGGTTCCAGGATTTCCTGACCTTGGCGGAATGCGGGCAGTTCACCACGGCGGCCGAGCTGCGGCATGTGTCGCAGTCGGCGTTCAGCCGCCGCATCCAGTCCCTGGAAACCTGGGCAGGCGCGGCGCTGATCGACCGGGGCTGCTTTCCCTTGCGGCTGACCGTGGCGGGCGAGCAATTCCGTTCCAATGCCGCCGAGATCGTGCGCAAGGTGGTGGATGCGCGCGGCGAGGCCAGCGTCACCGGCCATGACGGCGCGGTCCTCAGGGTGGCGATGCCGCATTGCCTGGCGACCTCGCACTTCCCGGGTTGGTGCGTCCGCTGGAAGGAAGAGAGCGGGGTCGAGTCGCTGCGCCTGCATGTGGGCAATGTGCACGATTCGGTCGAGTGGCTGGCGGCCGGCGTGGTGGACTTGCTGGTGTGCTTTCGCCACGCGGCGGAAGACATACAGCTGGATCCGCAAGCCTATATGCGGACCGGCATGGAACCCGACTTCCTGCGCCTGTTCCGCCCCGCCGCGATGCCGGTGGACGAAACCGCGCTGTACGACGCCGATTCCCAGGCGCGTTACCCCTATGTGTCGCATGCCCAGGGCGCCTATTTCCGGCGGCTGGTAGACCTGTCTTGCGGCGACCTGTTGCAACGTCCCGTCCTGCAGCGCGTCTGCGAAACCGATTTCGTGGACGGCGCGCGCACGCTGGTCAGCGCCGGCGTCGGGTTGGCGTGGCTGCCCGAGTCCAGCGCCCGGGCGTCGGTGGACGCGGGAGAGATCGTCGCGATCAAGGACCGGCGCTGCGCCGTCCCGATGCAGATCTGCATGTATGCGCGCCGCCAGGGGCCGGCCCAGGAGCCGGTGCAGCGCGTGTTCAACCTGTATACCCAACGTTGA
- a CDS encoding transporter substrate-binding domain-containing protein, with protein sequence MALSIKALIAALTVAMAGPVAAQQLDGTLKKVADTGAITIGHRETSIPFSYYDGNQKPVGYSIDICNRIVSAVQARLKRSDIQVKYLPVTSATRIPLMGNGTIDLECASTSNTLDRQQQVAFSVTTFVTGNRFLSQKSSKLRSIDDLKGKVVASTSGTANIRQINELNETRGLGMRIVPVKEHAEGFLMVETGRAAAFVMDDILLYGLIANAKQPDRYEVSDESLSIEPYAIMLRRDDPQFKALVDDTIKTLYASGEFQALYDRWYRSPLPPKGINLNVAMSEALKRVVATPTDSGDPAAYR encoded by the coding sequence ATGGCACTTTCCATCAAGGCATTGATCGCGGCATTGACGGTTGCAATGGCGGGCCCCGTCGCGGCCCAGCAGCTCGACGGCACGCTGAAGAAGGTCGCTGACACCGGCGCGATCACCATCGGCCATCGCGAGACGTCGATCCCGTTTTCCTACTACGACGGCAACCAGAAACCCGTCGGCTACTCCATCGACATCTGCAATCGCATCGTCAGCGCGGTGCAGGCCCGTCTGAAGCGCAGCGACATCCAGGTCAAATACCTGCCCGTCACCTCCGCCACGCGCATTCCGCTGATGGGCAACGGCACCATAGACCTGGAGTGCGCCTCGACCTCCAACACGCTGGACCGCCAGCAGCAGGTGGCGTTCTCGGTCACGACCTTCGTCACCGGCAACCGGTTCCTCAGCCAGAAGTCGTCCAAGTTGCGTTCCATCGACGACCTGAAGGGCAAGGTGGTGGCGTCGACCTCCGGGACCGCGAACATCCGTCAGATCAACGAGCTGAATGAAACGCGGGGCTTGGGCATGCGCATCGTGCCCGTGAAGGAGCACGCGGAAGGCTTTCTGATGGTGGAGACCGGCCGCGCCGCCGCCTTCGTGATGGATGACATCCTGCTGTACGGCCTGATCGCCAACGCCAAGCAGCCCGACCGTTACGAGGTGTCCGACGAGTCCCTGTCGATCGAGCCCTACGCCATCATGCTGCGCCGCGACGATCCGCAGTTCAAGGCGCTGGTGGACGACACCATCAAGACGCTCTATGCCAGCGGCGAGTTCCAGGCTCTGTACGACCGTTGGTACCGCAGCCCGCTGCCGCCCAAGGGCATCAACCTGAACGTGGCGATGAGCGAGGCGCTCAAGCGCGTGGTCGCCACTCCCACCGACTCGGGCGATCCCGCCGCCTACCGCTAG
- a CDS encoding amino acid ABC transporter permease, with amino-acid sequence MAYQWNWGVLLAPSPDGGQTYLQTLLDGLSVTVKTAALAWLIALALGLAVGVARTLPYRGVRAAAAVYVEVFRNIPLIVQMFLWYFVLPELLPTAAGDWIKQLPDASFYTAALAIGMYMSARIGEQLRAGIEAQPKGQRNAGLALGLTLPQLYWHVLLPNALRTVLPTMTSDCLNTIKNTSVALTIGLAELTAQAHAMQEFSFQVFEAFLTATMAYLALNLIVIVVMRALEYKLRIPGRAVGGRAAKGGRA; translated from the coding sequence ATGGCATATCAATGGAACTGGGGCGTGCTGCTGGCCCCGTCGCCCGATGGCGGGCAAACCTATCTGCAAACCCTGCTGGATGGATTGAGCGTGACGGTCAAGACGGCGGCGCTGGCGTGGCTGATCGCGCTGGCGCTGGGCCTGGCGGTCGGCGTGGCGCGCACGCTGCCGTATCGCGGGGTGCGCGCGGCGGCGGCCGTCTACGTGGAAGTGTTCCGGAACATCCCGCTGATCGTGCAGATGTTCCTGTGGTACTTCGTCTTGCCGGAACTGCTGCCGACGGCGGCGGGAGACTGGATCAAGCAACTGCCCGACGCGTCCTTCTACACGGCGGCGCTGGCCATCGGCATGTATATGTCGGCGCGCATCGGCGAACAGCTGCGCGCCGGGATTGAAGCGCAGCCGAAGGGGCAGCGCAACGCGGGCCTGGCGCTGGGGCTGACCCTGCCCCAGTTGTACTGGCACGTGCTGTTGCCGAATGCGCTGCGCACGGTCCTGCCCACCATGACGTCGGACTGCCTGAACACCATCAAGAACACCTCGGTGGCGCTGACCATCGGGCTGGCGGAACTGACCGCCCAGGCCCATGCGATGCAGGAGTTTTCGTTCCAGGTGTTCGAGGCGTTCCTGACCGCGACCATGGCCTATCTGGCGCTCAACCTGATTGTGATCGTGGTGATGCGGGCGCTCGAATACAAGTTGCGCATTCCGGGGCGCGCGGTCGGCGGGCGCGCGGCGAAAGGGGGCAGGGCATGA
- a CDS encoding amino acid ABC transporter permease → MTDFDLQAIVDALPYLILSGLRFTLLLTFTSTVGGVLLGTLLAIARLYGGRLLAWPATVYVNLFRSLPLVLVIFLIYFILPYALQAVTGAERPIVLGAMGSAFITFILFEAAYFSEIIRAGVGSVGPGQYAAGSALGLTHAQVLRKVILPQAFRNMLPVLLTQVIVIFQETALVYVLSLTDFLGAATKIAQRDNRLVEMYMLVALVFFVISFTASRGVRALRARIGA, encoded by the coding sequence ATGACGGATTTCGACCTGCAAGCCATCGTTGACGCGTTGCCGTACCTGATCCTGTCGGGCCTGCGCTTTACCCTGCTGCTGACCTTCACGTCGACCGTGGGCGGCGTGCTGCTGGGCACCTTGCTGGCGATTGCGCGGCTGTATGGCGGCCGCCTGCTGGCGTGGCCTGCCACGGTGTACGTGAACCTGTTCCGCTCGCTGCCGTTGGTGCTGGTGATCTTCCTGATCTATTTCATCCTGCCGTATGCGCTACAGGCGGTCACGGGGGCTGAGCGGCCCATCGTGCTGGGCGCCATGGGGTCGGCGTTCATCACTTTCATCCTGTTCGAAGCCGCGTATTTTTCCGAAATCATCCGGGCCGGGGTCGGGAGCGTGGGGCCAGGCCAGTATGCCGCCGGCAGCGCCCTGGGCCTCACGCATGCGCAAGTGCTGCGCAAGGTGATCCTGCCGCAGGCGTTTCGCAACATGCTGCCGGTGCTGCTGACCCAGGTGATCGTCATCTTCCAGGAAACGGCGCTGGTCTACGTCCTGTCGCTCACGGATTTTCTGGGGGCCGCGACCAAGATCGCGCAGCGCGACAACCGCCTGGTGGAAATGTACATGCTGGTGGCGCTGGTGTTTTTCGTGATCTCGTTCACCGCCTCGCGCGGCGTGCGGGCGCTGCGCGCCCGGATCGGGGCCTGA
- a CDS encoding amino acid ABC transporter ATP-binding protein, with protein MIEIEQVGKRYGDLPVLKQCSLRVQRGEVVVVCGPSGSGKSTLIKCVNRLEPFDAGRIVVDGTDVGAPGTDLPKLRARVGMVFQHFELFPHLTVLENVCLGQVSVLGRSRAQALEKAAALLERVGVAAHGGKHPGQLSGGQQQRVAIARALAMDPVVMLFDEPTSALDPEMIGEVLDAMTGLARDGMTMMVVTHEMGFARRVADRVVFMESGEIVDDASAEAFFGNAASARSRAFLSRIISH; from the coding sequence ATGATCGAGATCGAACAGGTCGGCAAGCGCTACGGCGATCTGCCGGTGCTCAAGCAATGCTCGCTGCGCGTGCAGCGCGGCGAGGTCGTGGTGGTCTGCGGGCCGTCCGGGTCGGGCAAGTCCACGCTGATCAAGTGCGTGAACCGTCTGGAACCTTTCGATGCGGGCCGCATCGTGGTCGACGGCACCGACGTCGGCGCGCCCGGCACGGATCTGCCCAAGCTGCGCGCCCGCGTCGGCATGGTGTTCCAGCATTTCGAGCTGTTCCCCCATCTGACGGTGCTGGAGAACGTCTGCCTGGGGCAGGTCAGCGTGCTGGGCCGCAGCCGCGCGCAAGCGCTGGAGAAGGCGGCCGCACTGCTGGAACGCGTCGGCGTGGCGGCGCATGGCGGCAAGCACCCGGGACAGCTATCGGGCGGGCAGCAGCAGCGGGTCGCGATTGCGCGGGCGCTGGCCATGGACCCGGTGGTGATGCTGTTCGACGAGCCGACCTCGGCGCTGGACCCGGAAATGATCGGTGAAGTGCTGGACGCGATGACGGGGCTGGCGCGCGACGGCATGACCATGATGGTCGTCACGCATGAAATGGGATTCGCGCGCCGCGTCGCCGACCGCGTCGTGTTCATGGAGTCCGGCGAGATCGTCGACGATGCCAGCGCCGAGGCGTTCTTCGGCAACGCCGCGTCGGCGCGTTCGCGAGCTTTCCTGTCCCGCATCATCAGCCACTGA
- a CDS encoding D-amino acid aminotransferase, producing MSSIFHINGNLVPAEQAVIPALDRGFLFGDGVYEVIAVIDGLLLEFERHAARLARSLAEVGIRNPLPRDTLLARCRELVLRNGLREGSVYVQVTRGTDSKRDFAFPADVEPTVMMYVSEKSLRVNPLAESGVRVASVPDMRWQRRDIKSVSLIAQVLAKQAAQASGAFEALMVDADGVVTEGASSSALLVDAQGRIVVRPLSREILPGCTRAAVLALAAKRGVAVEERKFTLDECRRATELVLTSALHFVLPVIELDGQRVGTGQPGPVCRELRQLYMEYALACAL from the coding sequence ATGTCTTCCATTTTCCATATCAACGGCAATCTTGTTCCGGCCGAGCAGGCCGTCATCCCGGCGCTGGACCGGGGCTTTCTTTTCGGCGACGGCGTCTATGAGGTGATCGCGGTAATCGACGGCCTGCTGCTGGAGTTCGAGCGGCACGCCGCCCGCCTGGCGCGCAGCCTGGCCGAAGTCGGCATCCGCAATCCGCTGCCGCGCGACACGTTGCTGGCGCGTTGCCGCGAACTGGTGCTGCGCAACGGCCTGCGCGAGGGGTCCGTCTATGTGCAGGTGACGCGCGGCACGGACAGCAAGCGCGATTTCGCCTTTCCCGCCGACGTCGAGCCCACCGTGATGATGTACGTCAGCGAGAAGTCCTTGCGCGTCAATCCGCTGGCGGAATCTGGCGTGCGGGTGGCCAGCGTGCCGGACATGCGCTGGCAGCGGCGCGACATCAAGAGCGTGTCGCTGATCGCCCAGGTGCTGGCCAAGCAGGCCGCGCAGGCCTCGGGCGCGTTCGAGGCGTTGATGGTCGATGCCGACGGTGTGGTGACGGAAGGCGCCTCGTCGAGCGCGCTGCTGGTCGACGCGCAAGGACGGATCGTGGTGCGGCCCTTGTCGCGCGAGATACTGCCGGGCTGCACGCGCGCGGCGGTGCTGGCGCTGGCCGCCAAGCGCGGGGTGGCGGTGGAGGAGCGCAAGTTCACGCTGGACGAATGCCGGCGGGCGACGGAGCTGGTGTTGACGTCGGCGCTGCATTTCGTGCTGCCGGTCATCGAGCTGGACGGCCAGCGCGTTGGTACGGGCCAGCCCGGACCCGTGTGCCGCGAGCTGCGGCAGCTCTATATGGAGTACGCGCTGGCTTGCGCGCTGTAG
- a CDS encoding class I SAM-dependent methyltransferase, with amino-acid sequence MSISSLATSPVRDSAQPDLAALKTRQQGTWASGDYAVVGTTLQIVGEQLCESLDVRAGQKVLDVAAGNGNASLAAARRWCDVVSTDYVPALLGRGRERAAAEHLKMEFQEADAEALPFPDGGFDAVVSTFGVMFTPDQDQAAAELVRVCRSGGKIGLANWTPEGFIGQVFKTIGKHLPPPAGVKSPALWGTRARIEEMFGPHASSIQTQPRHFVFRYRSPEHWLQVFKTYYGPLLKAFGALDPAAQAALTSDLMVQIDRYNRSGDSAMVVPSEYLEIVVTRR; translated from the coding sequence ATGTCCATTTCCTCCCTCGCCACCAGCCCCGTGCGCGATTCCGCGCAGCCCGACCTGGCCGCCTTGAAGACACGCCAGCAAGGCACCTGGGCTTCCGGGGACTATGCCGTAGTCGGCACCACGCTGCAGATCGTAGGAGAACAGCTGTGCGAATCGCTGGATGTCCGCGCCGGACAGAAGGTGCTTGATGTCGCCGCTGGCAACGGCAATGCCTCGCTGGCCGCCGCCCGCCGCTGGTGCGATGTCGTTTCGACCGACTACGTGCCGGCGCTGCTGGGCCGCGGCCGCGAACGCGCCGCCGCCGAGCACTTGAAAATGGAGTTCCAGGAAGCCGACGCCGAGGCCCTGCCGTTCCCGGATGGCGGATTCGACGCGGTCGTCTCGACCTTCGGCGTGATGTTCACGCCCGACCAGGACCAGGCGGCGGCCGAACTGGTCCGCGTCTGCCGCTCCGGCGGCAAGATCGGCCTGGCCAACTGGACCCCCGAGGGCTTCATCGGCCAGGTCTTCAAGACCATAGGCAAGCATCTGCCGCCGCCCGCCGGCGTCAAGTCGCCGGCGCTGTGGGGCACCCGCGCGCGCATCGAGGAAATGTTCGGTCCGCACGCCTCGTCGATCCAGACCCAGCCCCGCCACTTCGTGTTCCGTTACCGCTCCCCGGAACACTGGCTGCAGGTCTTCAAGACCTATTACGGCCCCCTGCTCAAGGCGTTTGGCGCATTGGATCCGGCCGCCCAAGCCGCGCTGACCAGCGATCTCATGGTGCAGATAGACCGGTATAACCGCTCCGGTGACAGCGCGATGGTCGTACCCAGCGAATACCTGGAGATCGTGGTGACGCGCCGGTGA